The following are from one region of the Edwardsiella tarda ATCC 15947 = NBRC 105688 genome:
- the truA gene encoding tRNA pseudouridine(38-40) synthase TruA, whose product MTQPSLAGQEERPVYHIALGIEYDGSRYAGWQRQQEVDSVQARLEAALSRVASEPVTVFCAGRTDAGVHATGQVVHFTTHASRQEGAWTMGVNAHLPKDIAVRWVKAVSADFHARFSATARRYRYVIYNHRYRPAVLQSGVTHFYHPLDAERMARAGQALLGENDFSSFRAAQCQSRTPWRNVSHLWVNRYGPYVVVDIKANAFVHHMVRNIVGSLLEVGCGNQPEGWIAELLAARDRTLAAATAKAAGLYLVAVDYPAHFALPQPPMGPLFLPD is encoded by the coding sequence ATGACGCAGCCATCGTTGGCCGGGCAGGAGGAACGTCCGGTATATCACATTGCGCTGGGCATTGAGTACGATGGCAGCCGCTATGCCGGCTGGCAGCGTCAGCAGGAAGTGGACAGCGTGCAGGCGCGTCTGGAGGCGGCGCTGTCGCGCGTCGCCAGCGAGCCGGTGACGGTGTTCTGTGCCGGGCGTACCGATGCTGGGGTACACGCCACCGGGCAGGTGGTACACTTCACCACCCACGCCAGCCGCCAAGAGGGGGCGTGGACCATGGGGGTCAATGCCCATCTGCCGAAGGACATCGCGGTGCGCTGGGTCAAGGCGGTCAGCGCCGATTTTCACGCGCGTTTTAGTGCGACGGCACGGCGTTACCGTTATGTCATCTATAATCATCGCTACCGTCCAGCGGTGTTGCAGAGCGGCGTGACGCACTTCTACCATCCGCTGGATGCCGAACGGATGGCGCGCGCTGGCCAGGCATTGCTGGGAGAGAACGACTTTAGTTCGTTTCGCGCCGCCCAGTGCCAGTCGCGTACCCCGTGGCGTAACGTTTCCCACTTATGGGTCAACCGTTATGGGCCATATGTGGTGGTCGATATTAAGGCTAACGCCTTTGTCCATCACATGGTGCGTAATATCGTCGGCAGCTTGCTGGAGGTGGGATGCGGTAATCAACCGGAGGGCTGGATCGCCGAGTTGCTGGCCGCCCGAGATCGCACTCTGGCAGCGGCGACCGCCAAGGCCGCCGGCCTGTATTTAGTCGCCGTGGATTACCCGGCGCACTTTGCCCTACCACAGCCGCCGATGGGGCCGCTGTTTTTACCCGATTGA
- a CDS encoding DedA family protein has protein sequence MEYLQWIVDFILHIDVHLAQLVAQYGVWIYGILFLILFCETGLVVTPFLPGDSLLFVAGALASLPSNDMNVHLMVALMVTAAILGDALNYTIGRLFGERLFSNPDSRIFRRSYLDKTHAFYERHGGKTIILARFVPIVRTFAPFVAGMGHMTYRHFAAYNVIGALLWVLSFTYAGYLFGNVPVVQENLKLLIVAIIVVSILPGVIEIWRHKRQARRAALRK, from the coding sequence ATGGAATACTTACAGTGGATTGTTGATTTTATTCTGCATATTGATGTGCACTTGGCGCAATTGGTGGCCCAGTATGGTGTCTGGATCTACGGCATACTGTTCTTGATCTTGTTCTGTGAAACCGGTTTGGTGGTGACACCGTTCCTCCCGGGAGATTCGTTACTGTTCGTCGCCGGGGCATTAGCGTCGTTACCGAGTAACGATATGAACGTGCATCTGATGGTGGCGTTGATGGTCACGGCGGCGATCCTCGGCGATGCGCTGAACTATACGATCGGTCGCCTGTTTGGTGAGCGTTTGTTTAGCAATCCCGACTCGCGCATCTTCCGCCGCAGCTACCTGGATAAGACCCATGCGTTCTATGAGCGTCACGGCGGAAAAACGATTATCTTGGCGCGTTTTGTGCCCATCGTGCGCACTTTTGCGCCCTTCGTCGCCGGTATGGGGCATATGACCTATCGTCATTTCGCCGCCTATAACGTGATCGGGGCGCTGCTGTGGGTGCTTTCTTTCACCTACGCCGGTTATCTGTTCGGCAACGTACCCGTGGTACAGGAGAACTTGAAGCTGCTGATCGTGGCGATCATCGTGGTTTCGATTCTGCCGGGCGTGATCGAGATCTGGCGCCACAAGCGTCAGGCGCGGCGCGCAGCGCTGCGTAAGTAG
- a CDS encoding DUF4186 domain-containing protein — protein sequence MEVSVLPLSADVWQRLQRSRFRRRFRLSNAEWRYLERQGMAQVLRHAHDFIDARLAPAQPPNDGRQTPMRGHPVFIAQHATATCCRGCLAKWHHIPADRALTGGEKLYILALLAYWLAIQTPPEPPAR from the coding sequence ATGGAGGTTAGCGTGTTACCCCTCTCCGCCGACGTCTGGCAACGGCTACAACGCTCGAGGTTCCGACGCCGCTTTCGCCTCAGCAACGCCGAGTGGCGCTACCTGGAGCGCCAAGGCATGGCTCAGGTATTGCGCCACGCTCACGACTTTATTGATGCACGCCTCGCTCCGGCTCAACCGCCCAACGATGGCCGCCAAACCCCGATGCGAGGACACCCGGTCTTTATCGCCCAGCATGCCACCGCCACCTGTTGCCGCGGTTGCCTCGCGAAGTGGCACCACATCCCGGCCGATCGCGCGTTAACGGGCGGGGAGAAGCTGTACATCTTAGCCTTGCTGGCATACTGGCTGGCCATTCAGACGCCTCCCGAACCACCAGCACGCTAA
- the accD gene encoding acetyl-CoA carboxylase, carboxyltransferase subunit beta gives MSWIERILNKSNISQTRKASIPEGVWTKCDSCGQVLYRAELERNLEVCPKCDHHMRMTARMRLNTLLDEGSHVELGSELEPKDVLKFKDSKKYKDRLAAAQKETDEKDALVVMKGTLHGIPVVAASFEFAFMGGSMASVVGSRFVRAVEQALEDNCALICFSASGGARMQEALMSLMQMAKTSAALAKMRERGLPYISVLTDPTMGGVSASLAMLGDINIGEPKALIGFAGPRVIEQTVREKLPAGFQRSEFLLEKGAIDMIVRRPAMRDKLASLVAKMTGRPTPLEEAAPVVAAAEEGAQA, from the coding sequence ATGAGCTGGATTGAACGCATTCTTAATAAGAGCAATATCTCTCAAACCCGCAAGGCAAGCATTCCGGAAGGGGTATGGACCAAGTGCGATAGCTGTGGTCAGGTCCTCTACCGTGCCGAGCTGGAGCGCAATTTAGAAGTCTGCCCGAAGTGCGACCATCACATGCGCATGACGGCGCGTATGCGTCTGAATACGCTGCTGGACGAGGGTAGCCATGTCGAATTGGGCAGCGAGCTGGAGCCGAAGGATGTCCTGAAGTTTAAGGACTCCAAAAAGTATAAGGATCGTCTCGCCGCCGCTCAGAAAGAGACCGACGAAAAAGATGCGCTGGTGGTGATGAAAGGGACCCTGCATGGTATCCCCGTGGTTGCCGCCTCCTTCGAGTTCGCCTTTATGGGGGGCTCGATGGCATCGGTGGTGGGCTCCCGCTTCGTGCGCGCCGTCGAGCAGGCGCTGGAAGATAACTGCGCCCTGATCTGCTTCTCCGCCAGCGGCGGTGCCCGTATGCAGGAGGCGCTGATGTCGTTGATGCAGATGGCGAAGACCAGTGCGGCGTTGGCGAAAATGCGCGAGCGTGGCCTGCCCTATATCTCCGTCTTGACCGATCCGACGATGGGTGGGGTTTCCGCCAGCCTGGCGATGCTGGGCGATATCAACATCGGCGAGCCGAAGGCCTTGATCGGCTTTGCCGGTCCGCGCGTCATCGAGCAGACGGTGCGTGAAAAGCTACCGGCAGGATTCCAGCGCAGTGAGTTTCTGCTGGAGAAAGGCGCTATCGATATGATCGTGCGCCGCCCGGCGATGCGCGACAAGCTGGCCAGCCTGGTGGCCAAGATGACCGGACGCCCGACACCGTTGGAAGAGGCGGCACCGGTCGTGGCAGCGGCGGAAGAGGGCGCACAGGCATAA
- a CDS encoding aspartate-semialdehyde dehydrogenase has protein sequence MSEGWNIAVLGATGAVGEALLEQLQAREFPLGELYLLASERSAGESIRVDGRQILVQDAAGFDWAQAQLAFFVAGREASLRYAEEAGNAGCLVIDSSDAFALEADVPLVVPGVNPHALAEYRNRNIVAVADSLTSQLLTAIHPLSAENGLARIGVTCLLSASAYGKAAVDELAGQSARLLNGMPFEPGLFQKQLAFNLLPLLADEQGSVCEERRLVDQVRKVLQEPGLPLTVSCIQSPVFYGHAQCVQLETLRPLSAEEARELLAQTGDIRLSEEDDYPTQVGDASGNPHLSIGCVRNDYGLPEAVQFWSVADNVRFGGALMALEIAERLMQEYLY, from the coding sequence ATGAGCGAAGGCTGGAATATTGCCGTATTGGGCGCGACGGGCGCCGTTGGGGAAGCGTTACTGGAGCAGCTCCAGGCGCGTGAGTTCCCGTTGGGAGAACTGTATCTGCTGGCCAGTGAGCGCAGTGCCGGAGAGAGCATTCGCGTCGATGGTCGCCAGATCCTGGTGCAGGATGCCGCCGGTTTCGATTGGGCGCAGGCCCAGTTGGCGTTCTTTGTCGCCGGGCGCGAGGCCTCACTGCGCTATGCCGAGGAGGCGGGTAACGCCGGGTGTCTGGTGATCGATAGCAGCGATGCCTTTGCCCTGGAGGCCGATGTGCCGCTGGTGGTGCCGGGAGTGAACCCGCATGCGCTGGCCGAGTACCGTAACCGCAATATCGTGGCGGTGGCCGACAGTCTGACCAGCCAACTGTTGACGGCGATCCACCCGCTGAGCGCGGAGAATGGCCTGGCACGCATTGGCGTGACCTGCCTGCTTTCGGCTTCTGCATACGGCAAGGCGGCGGTGGATGAGCTGGCCGGGCAGAGTGCCCGCCTGCTGAACGGTATGCCGTTCGAGCCGGGCCTGTTCCAGAAGCAATTGGCGTTTAACCTGCTGCCGCTACTGGCGGATGAGCAGGGCAGTGTCTGTGAAGAGCGCCGCCTGGTGGATCAGGTACGCAAGGTGTTGCAGGAACCGGGGCTGCCGCTGACGGTGAGCTGTATTCAGTCTCCGGTCTTTTACGGCCATGCGCAGTGCGTGCAGTTGGAGACCCTGCGTCCGCTCAGCGCCGAGGAGGCGCGCGAGTTGTTGGCACAGACCGGCGACATCCGCCTGAGCGAAGAGGACGATTACCCGACACAGGTGGGAGATGCCTCGGGTAACCCACATCTGAGCATCGGCTGCGTGCGTAACGACTATGGCTTGCCGGAGGCGGTACAGTTCTGGTCGGTGGCGGACAATGTTCGTTTCGGCGGCGCCCTGATGGCCTTGGAGATCGCCGAGCGTCTGATGCAGGAGTACCTGTACTGA
- a CDS encoding DsbA family protein codes for MKIRLHSMMTMMLLLLTLAAPGAMAADEAETLLFHNPATPRLGASDAALTVVVFTDYNCPYCKRLDPLLEQLVERNPQVAVAFKLLPFKGESSHQAAQLALTLWRQQPERFLALHRALMAKRGYHSTRSIQAALQRSGNADLQADSQGTIQELRDSLLLAQVLGVQGTPTLVIGNQLIPGAIDYDQLTQAVETALAQRP; via the coding sequence ATGAAGATCAGATTGCATTCTATGATGACGATGATGCTGTTGCTATTAACGCTGGCAGCACCGGGGGCGATGGCGGCGGATGAGGCGGAGACGCTGCTATTCCATAACCCGGCTACGCCGCGCCTGGGTGCTAGCGATGCGGCGCTGACGGTGGTGGTGTTTACCGACTATAACTGCCCCTACTGCAAGCGCCTCGATCCGCTGTTGGAGCAGCTCGTCGAGCGTAATCCGCAGGTCGCGGTCGCCTTTAAGCTGTTGCCCTTCAAGGGCGAGAGCTCCCACCAGGCGGCTCAGCTTGCGCTGACCCTGTGGCGTCAACAGCCCGAGCGTTTTCTGGCGTTACATCGGGCCTTGATGGCCAAACGCGGTTATCACTCGACGCGCTCGATACAGGCGGCGTTACAGCGCAGCGGCAACGCCGATCTCCAGGCGGATAGTCAAGGGACGATTCAGGAGTTGCGCGATTCGTTGCTGTTGGCACAGGTGTTGGGGGTGCAGGGGACGCCGACGTTGGTGATCGGTAACCAATTGATCCCCGGGGCGATCGACTACGACCAGTTGACGCAGGCGGTCGAGACTGCGCTGGCGCAGCGGCCATGA
- a CDS encoding class I SAM-dependent methyltransferase: protein MGQLNHYAIAYQQIRALIRYPEALYQFLARQCTHHDRALDLGCGSGFSSARLQTYFSQVAGCDRDEALVALAQQNYPQLTFDVAKAELFTPPQPVDLLTCATAFYWMDRPLMLSRMAQLLQPGGIFCAYRYEFPLVYGPLRDVVEYELATRWAPFRDRRLVDYDDTLELMQIQPNLQHSQRQLFPNILTLSVAQLATFFLSTSYVTRYMAEQGGPEYAKRLLALLSASGERDVRVNFDVTAFICRLRR from the coding sequence ATGGGACAGCTCAACCATTACGCTATTGCCTATCAACAAATCCGGGCGTTGATCCGTTATCCCGAGGCGCTGTATCAGTTTCTCGCGCGCCAGTGTACCCACCATGATCGCGCGTTAGATCTGGGCTGTGGCAGTGGTTTCTCCAGCGCGCGTTTGCAGACCTATTTTTCCCAGGTCGCGGGTTGCGATCGCGATGAGGCACTGGTCGCGTTGGCACAGCAGAATTACCCGCAGTTGACCTTCGATGTGGCGAAGGCCGAGCTCTTTACCCCGCCGCAACCGGTCGACTTGTTGACCTGTGCGACCGCCTTCTACTGGATGGATCGGCCATTGATGCTGTCGCGGATGGCGCAGTTGTTGCAGCCGGGAGGGATCTTCTGCGCCTACCGTTATGAGTTTCCGTTGGTCTACGGGCCGCTGCGTGACGTGGTGGAGTATGAGCTGGCGACGCGTTGGGCGCCGTTCCGCGATCGGCGTTTAGTGGACTACGATGACACGCTGGAGCTGATGCAGATCCAGCCCAATCTACAACACAGTCAGCGTCAGCTATTCCCCAATATTTTGACCTTGAGCGTGGCGCAATTGGCGACGTTTTTCCTGTCGACCAGTTATGTAACACGCTATATGGCGGAGCAGGGGGGCCCGGAGTATGCCAAACGCTTGTTGGCATTGCTCTCCGCCAGCGGGGAGCGCGATGTGCGGGTTAACTTCGACGTGACGGCCTTTATCTGCCGCCTCCGCCGTTGA
- a CDS encoding protein-disulfide reductase DsbD family protein, with the protein MSLIFRVLAIGLCLWLPLGWAADSGWLLGDSSGQARVRFSAARQDTQRVDLVVQVALAAGWKTYWRAPGEGGVAPSIAWRTPPASVNWRWPVPQRFTVAGLTAQGYTQDVSFPLQVDTSALRLQGVLTLPLCSNVCVLHDYPFDLDLTAPPTAAFRHTLAQAEGALPLSHGMVARVSAGYDAGSLTLRVERPGGWQQPAIFLAGPEGAEFAAPRLWHQAETLYARVAVSDGWQGAAPDLRGVPLALVISDAGVAREITVTPEATPVAPPVPSGSSTTLLSALLLALAGGLILNLMPCVLPVLALKLGSVLHAPTRAVASLRRQFLLSAAGIIASFGLLAGLMSILRLTQQAVGWGIQFQSPWFIALMSVITLGFALNLFGFFSVTLSSRLMTRLASPSQGHFWQGMFATLLATPCSAPFMGTALAFALAAPLAQLWLVFLALGVGMSAPWLAIAAWPRLATWLPRPGRWMLHLRAILGGMLLASSLWLLSLLAAHVGWPIIMMSMGVLALLLLAASWRRYGIRGVGWALLVTALLSVVPGVMYGGAALTPLRDRVDWRPLSEQALQQALQQHKRVVIDVTADWCVTCKANKVNVLLRDDVQQALSAEDVVALRGDWTLPSPSLEAFLRQRGAVAVPFNQIYGPTLPQGVVLPSLLDRQQLLAQLAAAKE; encoded by the coding sequence ATGTCTTTGATTTTTCGGGTACTGGCCATCGGCCTGTGCCTCTGGCTGCCCCTGGGTTGGGCGGCGGATAGCGGCTGGCTACTGGGTGACAGTAGCGGCCAGGCTCGGGTACGCTTCAGCGCCGCCCGACAGGATACACAGCGGGTCGATCTGGTGGTGCAGGTGGCGCTGGCTGCAGGGTGGAAGACCTATTGGCGCGCGCCCGGTGAGGGAGGCGTCGCCCCCAGTATCGCGTGGCGTACGCCGCCGGCATCGGTGAATTGGCGCTGGCCGGTGCCGCAGCGCTTTACGGTTGCGGGGCTGACGGCGCAGGGGTATACCCAGGATGTCAGCTTTCCTCTGCAGGTTGATACCTCGGCCCTGCGCTTACAAGGGGTATTGACTCTGCCGCTGTGCAGCAACGTATGCGTGCTGCATGATTACCCCTTCGATTTAGATCTCACGGCCCCTCCGACGGCGGCGTTCCGCCATACCCTGGCGCAGGCGGAGGGGGCTTTACCGCTGAGCCACGGCATGGTGGCGCGGGTTAGCGCGGGTTATGACGCCGGAAGCTTGACGCTACGCGTCGAGCGGCCCGGCGGCTGGCAACAGCCTGCGATCTTCCTGGCGGGCCCCGAGGGGGCGGAGTTCGCTGCCCCACGGCTGTGGCACCAGGCGGAGACGCTGTATGCTCGTGTCGCCGTCAGCGACGGCTGGCAAGGGGCCGCACCGGATCTGCGTGGCGTGCCGTTGGCGCTGGTGATCAGCGACGCCGGTGTGGCGCGCGAGATCACAGTTACTCCGGAGGCGACGCCTGTCGCACCACCGGTGCCAAGCGGATCGAGTACGACGCTACTTAGTGCGCTGCTCCTGGCGCTGGCCGGTGGCCTGATCCTGAATCTGATGCCCTGCGTGTTGCCGGTCTTGGCGCTGAAGTTGGGGAGTGTGCTGCATGCCCCTACGCGCGCGGTCGCGTCGTTACGTCGCCAGTTTCTGCTTTCGGCGGCGGGGATCATCGCCTCCTTCGGCCTACTGGCTGGCCTGATGAGCATCCTGCGCCTCACTCAGCAGGCCGTCGGCTGGGGGATCCAGTTCCAGAGCCCGTGGTTTATCGCGCTGATGAGCGTGATCACCTTAGGGTTTGCCCTCAATCTGTTCGGCTTCTTCTCGGTGACGCTGTCCAGTCGGTTGATGACTCGATTGGCCAGCCCCTCACAGGGGCACTTTTGGCAGGGGATGTTCGCCACGCTGCTGGCGACGCCATGCTCGGCGCCCTTTATGGGGACGGCCCTGGCCTTCGCCTTGGCGGCTCCGCTGGCGCAACTGTGGTTAGTGTTCTTGGCGCTGGGCGTGGGGATGAGCGCGCCCTGGCTGGCCATCGCCGCCTGGCCGCGCCTGGCGACCTGGCTGCCACGCCCTGGCCGCTGGATGCTGCATCTGCGGGCGATCCTGGGGGGGATGCTGCTGGCTTCCAGCCTATGGTTGCTGTCACTGCTGGCGGCCCATGTCGGCTGGCCGATCATCATGATGTCGATGGGCGTATTGGCGCTGTTGCTGTTAGCGGCGAGCTGGCGCCGTTACGGCATACGCGGAGTGGGATGGGCGCTGTTGGTGACGGCCTTGCTGTCCGTCGTCCCGGGGGTGATGTATGGGGGCGCGGCGCTGACACCGCTACGCGACCGCGTCGATTGGAGGCCGCTGAGCGAGCAGGCGTTGCAACAGGCGTTACAGCAGCACAAGCGTGTGGTTATCGACGTGACCGCCGACTGGTGTGTGACCTGCAAGGCTAACAAGGTGAATGTGTTACTGCGTGACGACGTGCAGCAGGCGCTGAGTGCCGAGGATGTGGTGGCGCTGCGCGGCGACTGGACGCTGCCCTCGCCGTCGCTGGAGGCCTTCTTGCGCCAGCGGGGCGCGGTGGCGGTGCCTTTCAATCAAATTTATGGCCCGACGCTCCCTCAGGGCGTGGTGTTGCCCTCACTGCTCGATCGCCAGCAACTGCTGGCCCAATTGGCGGCAGCCAAGGAGTAA
- the fabB gene encoding beta-ketoacyl-ACP synthase I — MKRAVITGLGIVSSIGNNQQEVLASLKEGRSGITFAPELQEAGMRSQVWGNIKLDTTGLIDRKVMRFMSDASIYAYLSMQEAIKDSGLTDEMVSNNRTGLIVGSGGGSPRNQVAGADGMRSRGIRGVGPYMVTKAMASGVSACLATPFKIRGVNYSISSACATSAHCIGNAVEMIQLGKQDVVFAGGGEEMCWELACEFDAMGALSTHYNDAPEKASRTYDAKRDGFVISGGGGIVVVEELEHALARGAHIYAEIVGYGATSDGYDMVAPSGEGAARCMQMAMQDLDKPVDYLNVHGTSTMVGDVKELGAIREVFGDQTPAISSTKAMTGHALGAAGVHEAIYTLLMLEHGFIAPSINIEELDEQAAGMNIVTEMTERELDVVMSNSFGFGGTNATLVMRKHK, encoded by the coding sequence ATGAAACGTGCAGTGATTACTGGCTTGGGTATTGTTTCCAGTATCGGTAACAACCAACAGGAGGTGCTGGCGTCTCTGAAAGAAGGGCGTTCGGGGATCACCTTTGCGCCTGAATTGCAGGAAGCCGGTATGCGTAGCCAGGTGTGGGGCAACATCAAGTTGGACACCACTGGTCTGATCGACCGCAAGGTGATGCGTTTTATGAGCGATGCATCGATCTATGCTTATCTGTCGATGCAGGAAGCGATCAAAGATTCTGGCCTGACGGACGAGATGGTTTCCAATAACCGTACCGGTCTGATCGTCGGCTCTGGCGGCGGTTCTCCGCGTAACCAGGTTGCCGGTGCCGATGGCATGCGTTCTCGCGGTATTCGTGGCGTTGGCCCTTACATGGTCACCAAGGCGATGGCTTCGGGTGTCTCTGCCTGCCTGGCGACGCCGTTTAAGATCCGTGGTGTTAACTACTCCATCAGCTCCGCTTGCGCCACCTCGGCACACTGTATCGGCAATGCGGTAGAGATGATCCAGCTGGGTAAACAGGACGTGGTCTTCGCCGGCGGCGGGGAAGAGATGTGCTGGGAGCTGGCGTGTGAGTTTGATGCCATGGGGGCGTTGTCTACCCATTACAACGATGCGCCGGAAAAAGCGTCCCGTACCTACGACGCCAAGCGTGATGGTTTCGTCATCTCCGGTGGCGGCGGCATCGTGGTCGTGGAGGAGTTGGAGCATGCATTGGCGCGTGGCGCGCACATCTATGCCGAGATCGTCGGCTACGGTGCGACCTCTGACGGTTACGACATGGTTGCCCCGTCAGGCGAAGGTGCGGCACGCTGCATGCAGATGGCGATGCAGGATCTGGATAAGCCGGTTGACTACCTGAACGTACACGGTACCTCCACCATGGTTGGTGACGTGAAAGAGCTGGGTGCCATCCGCGAAGTCTTCGGCGATCAGACGCCGGCTATCTCCTCAACCAAGGCCATGACGGGCCATGCGTTGGGTGCGGCGGGGGTTCATGAGGCTATCTATACCCTGTTGATGCTGGAGCATGGCTTTATCGCACCGAGCATCAACATCGAAGAGCTGGATGAGCAGGCTGCCGGGATGAACATCGTCACCGAGATGACCGAGCGTGAGCTGGATGTGGTGATGTCCAACAGCTTCGGCTTCGGCGGCACCAACGCCACGCTGGTGATGCGTAAGCATAAGTAA
- the pdxB gene encoding 4-phosphoerythronate dehydrogenase PdxB, producing the protein MKIVVDENMPYAEALFGRLGQVHAVRGRPLPADALRGADALMVRSVTSVNQALLADQAVRFVGTATAGTDHVDTDWLAQAGIGFSAAPGCNAIAVVEYVFSALMMLAERDGFALRDKTVGIVGVGNVGSRLQHRLAALGIRTLLCDPPRADRGDNEIFHSLADLQREADIITFHTPLNKSGPYRTWHLVDEAFLAALPPGPILINAARGAIVDNAALLCALQAGQDLRVVLDVWEPEPMLSLPLLAHVDIATPHIAGYSLEGKARGTTQVFEAFSAFLGRPERVALAELLPPPPVAEVRIQGALDQAMLKRLMHLVYDVRRDDAPLRRVAGQEGAFDRLRKHYPARREWSSLLVICDDSATAELLTALGFSARVA; encoded by the coding sequence ATGAAGATTGTAGTCGATGAGAATATGCCGTATGCCGAGGCGTTGTTTGGCCGCCTCGGCCAGGTACATGCGGTGCGGGGCCGTCCGTTGCCCGCCGATGCGTTACGCGGGGCCGATGCGTTGATGGTGCGCTCGGTGACCTCGGTCAATCAGGCGTTGTTGGCCGATCAGGCGGTGCGTTTTGTGGGCACGGCTACCGCCGGTACCGATCATGTGGACACCGACTGGTTGGCGCAGGCGGGTATCGGCTTCTCCGCCGCCCCCGGCTGCAATGCCATCGCCGTGGTGGAGTATGTTTTTTCGGCCTTGATGATGTTGGCGGAGCGCGATGGCTTCGCGCTGCGCGATAAGACGGTAGGGATTGTTGGGGTGGGCAATGTGGGCAGCCGCTTGCAACACCGTTTGGCGGCGTTGGGCATCCGGACCCTGCTGTGCGATCCTCCGCGTGCCGATCGGGGCGATAACGAGATCTTCCATAGTCTGGCGGATCTGCAACGCGAGGCGGACATCATCACCTTCCATACTCCGCTGAATAAGTCCGGCCCCTACCGTACCTGGCATCTGGTGGACGAGGCGTTCCTTGCGGCGTTGCCGCCGGGGCCTATCCTGATCAATGCGGCGCGTGGCGCCATCGTCGACAATGCGGCGCTGTTGTGCGCCTTGCAGGCGGGGCAGGATCTCCGCGTGGTGTTGGACGTGTGGGAGCCGGAGCCGATGCTGTCGCTGCCGCTATTGGCGCATGTCGATATCGCCACCCCGCATATCGCCGGCTATAGCCTGGAAGGCAAGGCGCGTGGTACCACTCAGGTGTTCGAGGCCTTTAGTGCCTTCCTCGGGCGGCCGGAGCGGGTCGCCTTGGCCGAGTTGTTGCCGCCGCCGCCGGTGGCGGAGGTGCGTATTCAGGGCGCGCTCGATCAGGCGATGCTCAAACGTCTGATGCATCTGGTGTATGATGTGCGCCGTGACGATGCGCCGTTGCGCCGCGTCGCCGGGCAGGAGGGGGCGTTCGATCGTCTGCGTAAACACTATCCGGCGCGGCGGGAGTGGTCGTCGCTCCTGGTGATATGCGACGATAGCGCCACGGCTGAGCTGTTGACGGCGTTGGGATTTAGCGCGCGCGTCGCCTGA
- a CDS encoding protein disulfide oxidoreductase, whose translation MRRWGRWVRQALVMLLLLAVVVGVMDFLRRPQLPATLPTQLTDLAGRPVALAALSTERPLLIYVWASWCGICRVTSPTVEALARNGENVVTLALRSGDDARLTQYLARRGLHFPVINDADSRLSAAWRVGVTPTFIVLVRGQVVASTTGWSSYPGLWLRLRWAQWFA comes from the coding sequence ATGAGGCGCTGGGGCCGCTGGGTGCGGCAGGCGTTAGTGATGTTGCTACTGTTGGCAGTGGTTGTCGGCGTGATGGACTTTCTGCGCCGTCCTCAGTTGCCGGCGACGCTACCCACACAGTTAACCGATCTGGCGGGACGCCCGGTAGCGCTGGCGGCGCTCAGCACCGAGCGTCCGCTGTTGATCTATGTCTGGGCCAGCTGGTGTGGGATCTGCCGGGTGACCAGCCCGACGGTCGAGGCATTGGCGCGCAATGGCGAGAACGTGGTGACGCTGGCGCTGCGTTCGGGCGATGACGCCCGCCTGACGCAGTATCTGGCGCGCCGCGGGCTGCACTTCCCGGTGATCAACGATGCCGATAGCCGCTTGAGCGCGGCGTGGCGAGTCGGCGTCACGCCGACCTTCATCGTCCTGGTGCGCGGGCAGGTTGTCGCCAGTACCACGGGCTGGAGTAGCTACCCCGGCTTATGGTTACGCCTGCGTTGGGCGCAGTGGTTCGCCTAG
- the asr gene encoding acid resistance repetitive basic protein Asr gives MNKVLALVVAAAMGLSSAAFAAEQTAAPAAAPVAHSATPAAQDAGAVKHHSKKHHKKATTEQKAQAAKKVHHKKAAVEQKAQAAKKVHHKKAAVEQKAQAAKKVHHKKAAVEQKAQAAKKVHHKKAAVEQKAQAAKKVHHKKAAVAQKAQAAKKVHHKKAAAKA, from the coding sequence ATGAATAAAGTATTAGCTCTGGTTGTTGCTGCTGCGATGGGCCTCTCTTCTGCCGCGTTCGCTGCCGAACAGACTGCCGCCCCGGCCGCCGCCCCGGTCGCACACAGCGCCACCCCAGCCGCTCAGGATGCTGGCGCGGTCAAACATCACAGCAAGAAGCATCATAAGAAGGCGACGACTGAGCAGAAAGCCCAGGCCGCCAAGAAAGTCCATCACAAGAAGGCTGCCGTAGAACAGAAAGCCCAGGCCGCCAAGAAAGTGCACCACAAGAAGGCTGCCGTAGAGCAGAAAGCCCAGGCCGCCAAGAAAGTGCACCACAAGAAGGCTGCCGTAGAGCAGAAAGCCCAGGCCGCCAAGAAAGTGCACCACAAGAAGGCTGCCGTAGAACAGAAAGCCCAGGCCGCCAAGAAAGTGCACCACAAGAAGGCTGCCGTAGCTCAGAAAGCCCAGGCCGCCAAGAAAGTCCATCACAAGAAGGCCGCTGCCAAAGCCTAA